The sequence TTCTTTTATTGGACTGCTGAAAAGGGAAGCCTGATACCACATATGTGCGTTTTtatcgaaattgaaaaaaatgggaaaacaTCACTTTGTTAGGAggcaaattttatttgaatgcaATCAACAATTTATAGAGACAAGTATGACAGTCATTGTTCTATGACTACAGTTGAGCTTCACACTTCAGGCTACGATCTAATTTGGCGCCGGCAAACTTAAAACTTGGCAGCTCTGAACTTTCATTGGTAATCGaacatgtgaaaaaaaaatcgtctggGTCGATTGCTATATAACTCTCCGGGCCTGCTATAAAAAGTGTGTTTTGTGCAACTTACAAAAATGCATTACTGTGTTAGTTACGTGCTTATTCAATTGAAGCACGTGCTTCATGAACATCAATGCTTAGCCCAACTAGCGAAAGCTGATCATATACATACAATTTTAGAAGGAGCATGAACACGATTATTTTGTCATTTGCGCGTAATTAATTTTTCGACATgtcatttaatttaaaataaacaTCAATAAGTCTTTATATcctaattaaaataattcaactgatGACTGCCCTTTTTGGTTCGAGAACATTGGAATATCAGTTTAAATTGAGCAACAAGGTAAAACTACTAGCTGTAATACTTgatataaaatataataatcAGTGTTGGGTGAAACGAATCCCGGCGGCTGACGCATATACACCACCTCGTCCAGCTTCCCGAACAAATACGTCAACTCTATGTCCAAGTGTTTCACGTGCATCCGACGATGGCCTGCTACAGTCAGCAGCACTCGAAATGTTGAGCACATTGCTACAGGAGCTGATGAAATAAATACAAGAGTGCATGACCAAATTTGCCCGCACATTTGTGAGAGATGTTGTGTAAACCATCGCACAGATGGAGCTAGGTAATGAAAGGAGAGTAATTgccaagaaatttgaagaattgtATATGGGAAGGCCCGTCGGTTTGTCGGTGGAAGAATTGTCAATTGAAAgtaaaatcagctgattttaaacgtctcgtgaaaatgcctatagaggacgattatcgctgcggttccctttgttatcgttaccaaacatgttgggtacctatctgtcaaaacgtgcttcgttgacatttagtgctaTTGTTTTTCGTGATGCTGATTTTGGGAGAACTTAATGACTTAATTTTACAGCCCCTAATCTAAATAGACTATAAGGGTTATCTTACCTTATAGTTTTTGGTGTGAtagaacatgatttttttttctagggtCGTAGTACGCAGCCACcatgaaaaagtattttgtcAGAAATGCTGTcaatatttgtttatgtttgtttgtaaattattcCTGTAAAATAAGTTTTCAAATTTCAGGATTTTATTCGCAATTTCAGCTCTATCTTGTAATTAAAACAATTTGTATTTGTACTAAGTATTTTGTCAAATAAGAATATTGCTTTACAAGGAAACGCGAAATAGTGCTTAACCATGACAGTGTTTAATTTGGAACATTTTCCCAAAGTGTGTCGACTGTGTTTGAAACCGGAATCGAGTCGAATGTATTCCATCGGAGGTAACTTCGAAAGAATTCGTATGCGTATTGGACAATTTTTAGATGAAATTACATTCGGACCATCAGAGGTAAGAATTGTTAAGTTCTGAGCTTCGTTTTACCTAATCAATGATTCTTTACCAGGATAAGGTTCAGGAGCTTCCTAATCTTGTGTGTGAAGTTTGCCTCAATCAGCTGACAGATTTTGCTATGTACCGGAGCCGACTGTTCCTAACGTTACGATTTATGGAAGCTTTGGTTGATCTAAAGCGGTCGGACTCTGAACCACTCACAAATTTATTCCGCGACAGCAAAGATGAACTGGATGTTCTATTCAAGGATCTCTCTTTGTGTAGTAAGCCTGAGCCTCAGATTGAAGACATTCTACAGGACTTTGAGTCGTACAGTATGGCAAAATGCGAAATAACAGTCAAGGAGGAAAACGAATATCATCTTGACCGGCAAGATGACACACATGATGATCCCGATTATGACGGTCCCGATGATAGTGACATGGATATGAAACCAGAAATAGCTCTGTGTGAGCAATCTTCTCCGAAACGAGAAGATAATGAATCATCCAGTGAGGATGATAAACCGCTTCGACGGAGAAAAAAGTCTAAACCTAAAAAGAAATCCGCTTCTACGTCTGTATCAAGCGAGGGTCCCAGACGCCGTGGTCGTCCGAGGATTCATCCAGATGGAACTTTCCTCAAGGTGCCATGGTCCTGCGACAAATGCAAATTTACAACCAAATACCGCCTGGCCATCGATCGACACAAGGGCGTACATGAGAAACGCGAAAACAGAGCTTACCCGTGTGCCAGTTGCGATCAGGTTTTTAAAACTTACGAAGAGATGCGTTCGCACAGTTTTACGCACCCGGAAAACCAAGTGGTGTGTGAAATATGCGGATTGTCGCTGAAGAATTCATATTCCCTGAAGGCGCATATGGAGCGGCACGAGGACGATCGGAAATACACTTGCGAGTACTGTGACTACACTACTCAGACGAAACTTTCACTGAAGGCGCATATGCTCATTCACACCAACAACATTCTAAAAATGCGATGCGAAGTTTGTGGTGTTTCGTTCAGAACGTAGGTTCCTATTTGTGTATATGTCAAGATGGTCCATCCTGTCTTATTATTGCGTATGCTTCGTTAATCCTAACTTATTTGGTTTATTTTATAGTGCAAGTCGTCTGAAGCGTCACATGGAGGGTCACGACAACGAACGCAAATATCCATGTGAACAGTGTCCAGCACGTTTCAACACTACCAATGCGCTTCGAAATCATCGTACTCGCGTACATTTAGCGATTCGACATCTTTGCGAATATTGCGAAAAAACATACGATCAAAAAATTGCGTTACGGGATCACATTGAGCGGGTTCACAATGTACTAATGTACACAATGTTAATAGATTTCAGATTATgatgttccattttttttttgtaattgtagATTCAATGCAATTTTATATGCGACATATGTGTGGTCACGTATGACAGCCAAGAGAGACTGGATCTCCAC comes from Armigeres subalbatus isolate Guangzhou_Male chromosome 2, GZ_Asu_2, whole genome shotgun sequence and encodes:
- the LOC134210174 gene encoding zinc finger and BTB domain-containing protein 14-like, coding for MTVFNLEHFPKVCRLCLKPESSRMYSIGGNFERIRMRIGQFLDEITFGPSEDKVQELPNLVCEVCLNQLTDFAMYRSRLFLTLRFMEALVDLKRSDSEPLTNLFRDSKDELDVLFKDLSLCSKPEPQIEDILQDFESYSMAKCEITVKEENEYHLDRQDDTHDDPDYDGPDDSDMDMKPEIALCEQSSPKREDNESSSEDDKPLRRRKKSKPKKKSASTSVSSEGPRRRGRPRIHPDGTFLKVPWSCDKCKFTTKYRLAIDRHKGVHEKRENRAYPCASCDQVFKTYEEMRSHSFTHPENQVVCEICGLSLKNSYSLKAHMERHEDDRKYTCEYCDYTTQTKLSLKAHMLIHTNNILKMRCEVCGVSFRTASRLKRHMEGHDNERKYPCEQCPARFNTTNALRNHRTRVHLAIRHLCEYCEKTYDQKIALRDHIERVHNIQCNFICDICVVTYDSQERLDLHKQRHENPKPMECRLCLTLYASQEDFDNHLCITYRDDYLCCNKDLRNHAQYNRHMLVKHGLKTNDRVKPVPGMLLGQLRGARKRLEQCRKCDIAFPSRALKLQHMIECTRTSGSQVNYSNADGNVDVQDY